The Pelmatolapia mariae isolate MD_Pm_ZW linkage group LG10_11, Pm_UMD_F_2, whole genome shotgun sequence genome includes a region encoding these proteins:
- the defbl2 gene encoding beta-defensin-like 2 encodes MKGLGLVLLVLLLMLAAGEGTDPETQYWTCGYRGLCRRFCYAQEYIVGHHGCPRRYRCCAMRY; translated from the exons ATGAAGGGACTGGGCTTGGTTCTCCTCGTGCTTCTCCTGATGCTCGCAGCTGGGGAGG GAACTGATCCAGAAACGCAGTACTGGACTTGTGGGTATAGAGGACTCTGCAGACGGTTCTGCTATGCTCAAGAATACATTGTTGGTCATCACGGCTGCCCCCGAAGATACAG GTGCTGTGCTATGAGATACTAG
- the spag7 gene encoding sperm-associated antigen 7 homolog — MADLLGSILNSMEKPPTVGDQESRRKAREQAARLKKMEEEEKRKKAEFRKKMEKEVSDFIQDSSQQKRKYNPMGKIERSILHDVAEVAGLTSFSFGEDEESRYVMLFKKEFAPSDEELEAYRKGEEWDPKLAEQRRRLKEQAALEEAASSQTEKSQICPNSNYRDKYSHLIGTSAAKDAAHTLEANRAYGCVPVANKRDTRSIEEAMNAIRAKKRQKREDDTGAHGSGS, encoded by the exons ATGGCGGACCTCCTCGGTTCAATCTTAAACTCGATGGAAAAACCTCCTACAGTCGGCGACCAGGAAAGCCGACGAAAGGCACGAG AGCAAGCAGCAAGGCTCAAGAAGatggaagaagaggagaaaagaaagaaagcagagtTCAGGAAAAAG ATGGAGAAAGAGGTGTCGGATTTCATCCAAGACAGTTcacaacagaaaagaaaatacaatcCCATGGGGAAGATTGAAAGGAGTATATT ACATGATGTTGCAGAGGTGGCTGGTTTGACGTCTTTTTCTTTTGGGGAGGATGAAGAGAGCCGTTACGTCATGCTTTTCAAGAAG GAGTTTGCTCCATCAGATGAGGAGCTGGAAGCCTATCGCAAGGGAGAAGAGTGGGACCCCAAACTGGCAGAACAGCGGCGCAGACTAAAA GAACAGGCTGCACTGGAAGAAGCAGCATCCAGTCAGACAGAAAAGTCACAAATATGCCCCAACTCTAACTACAGAGACAAGTACAGTCACCTGATTGGCACTTCAGCTGCAAAAGATGCTGCACATACACTTGAGGCCAACAGGGCTTATGGCTGTG TGCCGGTGGCCAACAAGAGGGACACTCGCTCCATAGAAGAAGCCATGAATGCAATCAGAGCAAAGAAACGGCAGAAGCGCGAGGACGACACGGGGGCGCACGGCAGCGGTTCTTGA